The Pelobates fuscus isolate aPelFus1 chromosome 2, aPelFus1.pri, whole genome shotgun sequence genome has a segment encoding these proteins:
- the LOC134585770 gene encoding 11-beta-hydroxysteroid dehydrogenase 1-like, whose protein sequence is MLILNHIGYTYFNYFDGDVDHVRNLLEINVLSYATMTVETLPMLKKSNGNVVVVSSFAGKVGLPFTVPYSTTKFALDGFFSSLRMEFKQQKTNVSVTLCVISYIDTDSAVNTVSGVIQQPAAPKEECALEIIKGGALRKREVYYQYQATKIPLLLRDWAPEFLENLVLMNYDVTKLKQKQ, encoded by the coding sequence ATGCTGATTCTAAACCACATTGGTTATACTTACTTTAATTACTTTGATGGAGATGTGGACCATGTACGAAATCTCCTGGAGATCAATGTTCTGAGTTACGCAACCATGACTGTAGAAACTCTCCCCATGTTGAAAAAAAGCAATGGGAATGTGGTAGTTGTGTCTTCATTTGCAGGTAAAGTAGGCTTACCGTTTACTGTGCCCTATTCCACTACCAAATTTGCCTTAGATGGCTTTTTCAGCTCTTTGCGCATGGAATTCAAGCAACAGAAAACAAACGTTTCCGTCACATTGTGCGTCATCAGCTATATAGACACAGATTCAGCAGTAAATACTGTGTCTGGTGTCATCCAGCAACCAGCAGCTCCAAAAGAAGAATGTGCACTAGAGATTATCAAAGGGGGTGCCCTACGGAAAAGGGAGGTATATTACCAATATCAAGCCACAAAGATCCCGTTGCTGTTACGGGACTGGGCTCCAGAATTTCTAGAGAACCTTGTTCTTATGAATTACGATGTGACTAAACTCAAGCAGAAACAATGA